The following are from one region of the Lytechinus pictus isolate F3 Inbred chromosome 4, Lp3.0, whole genome shotgun sequence genome:
- the LOC129259175 gene encoding sialin-like, producing the protein MAVKICYTNSRILFALMCFLGVANFNTLRINPSVAITAMAASNHGSSNSTRDHNATNHGCLNRNEDVEGNHTDDITPEFSWSSRTQELLLSAFFIGLPITQLPGGWIADRVGGKWVVATGAAMTAIMNMLVPVAARTGASYFFVVRLLAGIFEGAVVPAMFTLISNWTTNKTKTRVTSFAMAGNPFGLAIGQIVSGFICSTPQLGWPFSFYILGSSYLTWAILWVLIIRESPIETKENLEVEGQSEKKESEKDSQIKKPSATVPVRDLLTSLPVYSFILIRFGIQGWVVGTLLTNLPLYMKYVLGFSIREIGLLASIPYVCQTIISMMTSQVADFLIGRNISVTLIRKAMMCIGVVIIVATLLPVSFIGCNRFLGLGLIVVAATGTGITYPSIFSNAVDLAPRFSGTLMGLANTVALSASFISPIVTGYLVTDQSDPEQWRDVFYIASGIAVFVAIVFQIFGSGEEQAWARNPEKEEEKYTDKSIHVSHISTNAVSYVVPTKNDYQKEDLEEGCHSNPSLDIGLDL; encoded by the exons ATGG CTGTAAAGATCTGTTATACGAACTCGAGGATACTTTTCGCTCTGATGTGTTTCTTGGGAGTAGCTAATTTTAACACACTCCGTATCAACCCGAGTGTTGCCATCACTGCTATGGCAGCATCCAATCACGGTTCAAGCAACTCGACACGTGACCACAATGCGACCAATCACGGCTGTTTGAACCGAAATGAAGACGTAGAAGGAAATCACACTGATGATATTACG CCTGAGTTTTCTTGGAGTAGTCGAACACAAGAGCTTCTCCTCTCTGCATTCTTCATCGGGCTACCCATAACCCAACTCCCAGGCGGGTGGATCGCCGACAGAGTAGGCGGGAAGTGGGTAGTAGCGACCGGAGCTGCGATGACTGCCATTATGAACATGCTTGTACCAGTAGCGGCCCGAACAGGAGCATCATATTTCTTCGTAGTCAGGTTATTAGCTGGGATTTTCGAG GGTGCTGTAGTACCAGCCATGTTCACACTGATCAGTAACTGGACTACGAACAAGACCAAGACTAGAGTCACATCGTTTGCAATGGCAG GTAATCCATTTGGGCTGGCGATAGGACAAATTGTATCAGGTTTTATCTGCTCTACCCCTCAGCTTGGATGGCCTTTCTCATTCTACATCTTAG GTTCCAGTTATCTTACTTGGGCCATCCTATGGGTTCTTATAATACGAGAGAGTCCGATTGAAACGAAGGAAAATTTAGAGGTTGAAGGCCAGTCAGAAAAGAAAGAGAGCGAAAAGGACAGTCagattaaaaag CCTAGCGCCACTGTACCAGTCCGTGACCTATTGACGTCACTTCctgtatattcatttattctgaTCCGGTTTGGGATACAAGGTTGGGTTGTAGGAACTCTTCTTACCAACCTTCCACTATATATGAAATACGTCCTTGGATTCTCCATTAGAGAG aTTGGATTACTAGCGTCAATACCATATGTTTGTCAGACGATAATATCGATGATGACGTCACAGGTGGCCGACTTTTTGATTGGTCGAAATATCAGCGTTACGCTTATTCGCAAGGCAATGATGTGCATCG GTGTTGTGATCATCGTTGCAACACTCCTTCCGGTTTCCTTCATCGGTTGCAATCGGTTCCTCGGTTTGGGTTTGATCGTAGTAGCGGCCACGGGAACCGGAATCACCTATCCGTCAATTTTCTCTAACGCAGTGGACCTGGCACCTCGGTTTTCGGGTACGCTGATGGGTCTTGCAAATACCGTCGCACTATCCGCCAGCTTTATATCACCAATAGTAACTGGATATTTAGTGACGGACCAG TCAGACCCGGAGCAATGGAGAGATGTCTTCTATATCGCTTCAGGAATCGCAGTCTTTGTCGCCATCGTCTTTCAAATATTTGGATCTGGAGAGGAACAAGCTTGGGCCAGAAACCccgagaaagaagaggaaaaatataCGGATAAATCTATTCATGTCAGCCATATAAGCACCAATGCAGTTTCCTATGTGGTCCCTACCAAAAATGATTACCAGAAAGAAGATTTAGAAGAAGGATGCCATTCGAACCCTTCGCTTGATATAGGCCTAGATTTGTGA